The following coding sequences are from one Eleginops maclovinus isolate JMC-PN-2008 ecotype Puerto Natales chromosome 11, JC_Emac_rtc_rv5, whole genome shotgun sequence window:
- the LOC134872363 gene encoding claudin-3-like, whose translation MSMGMEIVGIALGLIGFIIAIVTCALPMWRVTAFIGANIITAQTISEGLWMNCVTQSTGQMQCKIYDSMLNLSQELQASRAMMIIAIILGVLGVMISIVGAKCTNCIEDEGAKAKVMIIAGIFFVLGGLLVLIPVSWTASVTIRDFYNPILSSAQKRELGASLYIGWGAAALLLIGGALLCSSCPPREKKYKPPRMAYSAPRTTSAGGGYDRKDYV comes from the coding sequence ATGTCGATGGGCATGGAGATTGTGGGCATTGCCCTTGGACTCATTGGTTTTATCATTGCAATAGTGACATGCGCTCTGCCAATGTGGAGGGTGACGGCTTTCATCGGTGCCAACATCATCACTGCTCAGACCATATCGGAGGGCCTATGGATGAACTGTGTCACCCAGAGCACGGGCCAGATGCAGTGCAAGATCTACGACTCCATGCTGAACTTGTCTCAGGAGCTGCAGGCCTCCCGGGCCATGATGATCATCGCCATTATACTCGGGGTTCTCGGGGTCATGATCTCCATCGTCGGCGCAAAGTGCACCAACTGCATTGAAGACGAGGGGGCCAAGGCCAAAGTGATGATCATCGCTGGAATCTTCTTTGTCTTAGGTGGCCTTCTGGTCCTCATCCCCGTCTCCTGGACAGCCAGTGTCACCATCCGTGATTTCTACAACCCCATTTTGAGCAGCGCGCAGAAGAGGGAACTGGGGGCCTCGCTCTACATCGGCTGGGGTGCAGCCGCCCTGCTCCTGATTGGCGGGGCGTTGCTTTGCAGTAGCTGCCCACCAAGAGAGAAGAAGTACAAGCCACCCAGGATGGCGTACTCCGCCCCGCGCACCACCAGTGCAGGTGGAGGGTATGACAGGAAAGACTATGTTTGA
- the abhd11 gene encoding sn-1-specific diacylglycerol lipase ABHD11: MSAFCRLIQRGLPSCRLFAGQQQDVCGAALPVRSASSSSPVNLTYDVFDGKGDSTPLVFLHGLFGSKSNFHSIAKSLVQRTGRKVLTVDARNHGNSPHSPELNYEAMAEDLKHLLAQLHIEKCVLIGHSMGGKTAMTTALTQAGLVERLVVVDISPAQTSTRTNFRYYIKAMQEVKISSDIPRSTARRMAEDQLRSLVKERSVRQFLLTNLVEQNGNYAWRVNLESISAHLEDIMSFPSFDTVYDGPTLFLGGASSAYISSDDYPEIQRLFPNADIQYIPDASHWIHADKPLDFISSVSSFLQS, encoded by the exons ATGAGTGCTTTTTGTCGTCTGATCCAGAGGGGACTGCCGTCGTGTCGTTTATTTGCCGGTCAGCAGCAGGATGTGTGCGGTGCGGCTCTCCCGGTCCGATCAGCCAGCTCATCCAG CCCAGTCAACTTGACCTATGATGTCTTCGATGGGAAGGGAGATAGCACTCCCCTGGTGTTTCTGCACGGTCTTTTTGGCAGCAAATCTAACTTCCACTCAATAGCCAAGTCCTTGGTGCAGCGCACAGGTCGAAAG GTGCTGACTGTAGATGCCCGCAACCATGGTAACAGCCCTCACAGCCCAGAGCTGAACTATGAAGCGATGGCCGAGGATTTGAAGCACCTCCTCGCTCAACTTCACATTGAAAAATGCGTCCTCATCGGCCACAGCATGGGAGGAAAAACTGCCATGACGACCGCCCTGACACAG GCTGGTTTGGTGGAGAGGCTCGTGGTGGTGGACATCAGTCCAGCCCAGACCTCAACACGCACCAACTTCCGGTATTACATCAAGGCCATGCAGGAGGTGAAGATCTCCAGCGACATCCCGCGCTCCACTGCCAGGCGGATGGCTGAGGATCAGCTGCGCAGTTTGGTCAAG GAGCGCTCGGTGCGTCAGTTCCTACTGACGAACCTGGTGGAGCAGAACGGAAACTACGCCTGGAGGGTCAACCTGGAGTCCATCTCGGCGCACCTTGAGGACATCATGAGCTTCCCCAGCTTCGACACTGTCTATGACGGACCGACATTGTTTTTGGGTGGAGCAAGCTCTGCATATATCag CTCTGACGATTACCCAGAAATCCAGAGGCTGTTCCCTAACGCTGACATCCAGTACATCCCAGATGCGAGCCACTGGATCCACGCAGATAAACCCTTAGATTTCATCAGCTCCGTCAGCTCCTTCCTTCAGTCCTAG
- the bicdl2l gene encoding bicaudal-D-related protein 2-like — translation MNHGQPFSVLNERLRPPFTTSTQLYSTLNRMEDNQLGSLRSRNPFYRPTVVPTEPKASLTQTEPEDPKEPENTSEQEDQVSDEGTFADLLKNSFLITELNLSDFGEDETGDEDRSASSSEEKDHPGELNSEGARDSSESVSIEGEARRPLQRSYINRALPDLVDSGRPLGRRRTLGHVSDTLKEVRREVELSRRRSIKLKAQVDKLQESREGPGWSQHREKVTEEVRSILKLLHPLTESESSTPEPTPGTNRLDASLAQLQTVACKLALSHTKQSKSGNGKGEESAILQQALRDRDEAIEKKKAMEAELLRSKTDLMLLNNQLLEAVQKRLELSLELENWKEDVQLMLHQQLLAQQQAEAQKKPSRLGILRRSNKPPIQRPTNFPISTPVPPTTNSKQIFVPRSAVSTAPTPSTPPPQRNWMDKLRRPKSSRYDQDAVEPEPEADKGFQVVSLD, via the exons ATGAACCATGGTCAGCCTTTCTCAGTCCTGAACGAGCGACTGAGGCCTCCCTTCACCACCAGCACTCAGCTGTACTCCACTCTGAACAGAATGGAGGACAATCAATTGGGCTCGCTCAGGAGCAGAAACCCGTTTTACCGACCTACAGTCGTGCCAACAGAACCAAAAGCCTCCTTGACTCAAACAGAACCAGAAGACCCGAAGGAACCCGAAAACACCTCAGAGCAGGAAGATCAAGTTTCTGATGAAGGGACTTTTGCAGATCTGTTGAAAAACTCATTCCTTATCACTGAGTTAAACTTATCAGATTTTGGAGAAGATGAAACTGGTGACGAGGACAGAAGCGCCTCCTCTTCTGAGGAGAAAGATCATCCAGGGGAGCTGAACTCAGAGGGGGCCAGGGACTCTTCAGAGTCAGTGTCCATCGAGGGTGAAGCCAGGAGACCTTTGCAGAGAAGCTACATAAACAGAGCTTTGCCAGACCTGGTCGACAGTGGCAGGCCACTCGGCAGACGCCGgacactgggacatgtctcagACACG TTAAAAGAAGTGCGAAGAGAGGTGGAGCTGTCCCGGAGAAGAAGTATCAAGCTGAAGGCGCAGGTGGACAAACTCCAGGAGAGCAGAGAAGGGCCAGGATGGAGCCAGCACAGAGAGAAG GTCACAGAGGAGGTTCGATCCATTCTGAAGCTGCTGCACCCTCTCACAGAGTCAGAGTCCAGCACACCTGAACCCACTCCTGGGACAAACCGTCTGGACGCGTCCCTGGCCCAGCTGCAGACAGTGGCCTGCAAACTGGCCTTGAGTCACACCAAACAG TCCAAATCTGGAAatggaaaaggagaggaaagcGCTATCCTGCAGCAGGCGTTACGGGACAGAGACGAGGCCATAGAGAa GAAGAAGGCGATGGAGGCCGAGTTGCTGCGAAGTAAAACAGACTTGATGTTGTTGAACAATCAGCTACTGGAAGCCGTACAGAAACGCCTGGAGCTGTCACTGGAGCTTGAGAACTGGAAG GAGGACGTTCAGCTGATGCTCCACCAGCAGCTGCTGGCTCAGCAGCAGGCCGAGGCCCAGAAGAAGCCCTCCCGCCTGGGCATCCTGAGAAGGAGCAACAAACCGCCCATCCAGCGGCCAACCAACTTCCCCATATCTACGCCCGTTCCTCCCACAACCAACTCCAAACAAATCTTTGTCCCAAGATCCGCTGTTTCCACTGCTCCGACTCCCAGCACGCCTCCCCCCCAGCGCAACTGGATGGACAAGCTGAGGAGGCCAAAGAGCAGCCGCTATGACCAGGATGCAGTGGAGCCGGAGCCAGAGGCAGACAAAGGTTTCCAGGTCGTTTCACTGGATTAA
- the sumf2 gene encoding inactive C-alpha-formylglycine-generating enzyme 2: protein MDVRVAFFLSAVFSLSAAADEMVNVSGGKMLMGTSAADGKDGEAPIKEVKVQSFKIDKYPVTNTDFRDFVRAQKYKTEAETFGWSFVFQDFVPEELKSKVTQRIESAPWWLPIERVFWRQPAGPGSGIRERLSFPVVQVSWNDAQAFCRWKGKRLPTEEEWEWAARGGLQGRIFPWGNKFQANRTNLWQGSFPDGDTAEDGYHGVSPVTAFPPQNSYGLYDMMGNTWEWTSTPFPAAQPHFVLRGGSWIDTLDGSANHKARITTRMGNTPDSASDNLGFRCAASKGEKQGKKKDKTEL from the exons ATGGACGTTAGAGTAGCGTTCTTCCtatctgctgtgttttcactGTCAGCTGCGG CGGATGAGATGGTGAATGTATCCGGAGGCAAGATGTTAATGGGAACCAGTGCAGCTGATGGGAAAGATGGAGAGGCCCCCATCAAGGAGGTTAAAGTGCAGTCCTTTAAAATAGACAAATACCCGGTGACAAATACTGATTTCAG AGACTTTGTGAGAGCGCAGAAGTACAAAACTGAAGCTGAGACGTTTGGTTGGAGTTTTGTGTTCCAAGACTTTGTGCCAGAAGAGCTGAAGAGCAAAGTCACACAGAGGATTGAG TCTGCTCCTTGGTGGCTGCCTATTGAGCGGGTGTTTTGGAGACAG CCTGCAGGACCTGGTTCAGGCATTCGGGAGCGTCTGAGCTTCCCTGTGGTTCAGGTGAGCTGGAACGATGCTCAGGCGTTCTGCCGCTGGAAGGGCAAGAGACTCCCTACTGAGGAGGAGTGGGAGTGGGCTGCACGAGGGGGGCTGCAAG GTCGGATTTTCCCATGGGGAAACAAGTTCCAGGCCAACCGGACCAACCTGTGGCAG GGATCCTTTCCAGATGGAGACACTGCAGAGGATGGATACCATGGCGTCTCTCCTGTCACAGCATTTCCTCCTCAGAACAGTTATG GGCTGTATGATATGATGGGAAACACTTGGGAATGGACATCCACACCCTTTCCTGCAGCACAGCCACATTTTGTGCTGCGAGGCGGCTCCTGGATCGACACACTGGATGGTTCAGCCAATCATAAGGCGCGAATAACAACAAG GATGGGCAACACTCCAGACTCTGCCTCTGATAACCTGGGATTCAGGTGTGCTGCCAGCAAAGGAGAGAAACaagggaagaaaaaagacaagactGAACTGTAG
- the cct6a gene encoding T-complex protein 1 subunit zeta, translating into MSAVKSLNPKAEVARAQAALAVNISAARGLQDVLKSNLGPKGTMKMLVSGAGDIKLTKDGNVLLHEMQIQHPTASLIAKVATAQDDITGDGTTSNVLIIGEMLKQADLYVSEGLHPRIIAEGFESAKEKALALLEDLKVTQEMDRETLIHVARTSLRTKVYAELADLLTEAVVDAVLAISKPNEPIDLYMVEIMEMKHKTDCDTQLIRGLVLDHGARHPDMKKRVEDAYVLTCNLSLEYEKTEVNSGFFYKSAEEREKLVAAERKFIEDRVQKIISFKNQVCPNGEKGFVVINQKGIDPFSLDALAKEGIVALRRAKRRNMERLTLACGGIAMNSIEDLTPECLGHAGLVYEHTLGEEKYTFIENCSNPRSVTLLVKGPNKHTLTQIKDAVRDGLRAVKNAIEDGCVLPGAGAFEVAVADGLVKHKPNVKGRAQLGVQAFADALLVIPKVLAVNSGYDPQETLLKLQTEYKESGQLVGVDLSTGEPMVAGEAGVWDNYSVKKQLLHSCTVIASNILLVDEIMRAGMSSLKG; encoded by the exons AAGGGGACCATGAAAAT GTTGGTGTCTGGCGCAGGAGACATAAAGCTGACCAAAGACGGAAATGTCTTGTTACATGAGATG CAAATTCAGCACCCGACAGCATCCCTCATTGCTAAAGTTGCCACAGCCCAGGATGACATCACAGGAGACGGGACCACCTCGAATGTCCTCATCATCGGCGAGATGCTGAAGCAGGCTGACCTCTACGTGTCGGAG GGTCTTCATCCCAGAATCATTGCTGAGGGCTTTGAGTCAGCGAAAGAGAAAGCCTTGGCTCTTCTGGAGGACTTGAAAGTGACACAGGAAATGGACAGAGAGACCCTCATCCACGTAGCTCGCACCTCCCTCAGGACCAAGGTCTATGCAGAGCTGGCCGACCTCCTCACTGAG GCTGTAGTCGATGCTGTGCTGGCCATCTCCAAACCTAATGAGCCCATTGATCTGTACATGGTGGAAATCATGGAGATGAAGCACAAGACCGACTGCGACACACA GCTGATCAGAGGTTTGGTGTTGGACCACGGTGCCCGACACCCGGACATGAAGAAGAGGGTGGAGGATGCCTACGTTCTGACCTGCAACCTCTCTCTGGAGTATGAAAAGACAGAAGTCAACTCCGGTTTCTTCTACAAGAGcgcagaggagagggagaagcttgtagctgcagagaggaagttTATCGAGGATCGCgtgcagaaaataatcagctTCAAGAACCAAGTCTGTCCCAATGGAGAGAAGGGGTTCGTCGTCATTAACCAGAAG GGCATCGACCCGTTCTCCCTGGACGCCCTCGCCAAGGAAGGCATCGTAGCCCTGCGCCGGGCAAAGAGAAGGAACATGGAGAG GCTTACCCTTGCTTGCGGTGGCATTGCCATGAATTCAATTGAGGACCTCACACCCGAGTGCTTGGGACACGCTGGGTTGGTTTATGAACACACACTG GGAGAGGAGAAGTACACATTCATCGAGAACTGTAGCAACCCTCGCTCCGTCACCCTGCTGGTGAAGGGacccaacaaacacacactcacacagattaAAGATGCTGTGAGGGATGGTCTGCGGGCAGTCAAGAACGCCATAGAAGATG GCTGTGTGTTGCCTGGTGCAGGTGCATTCGAGGTGGCTGTGGCCGACGGTCTGGTGAAACACAAGCCCAACGTGAAGGGCAGAGCCCAGCTGGGAGTCCAGGCATTTGCAGATGCTCTCTTAGTCATCCCCAAG GTTTTGGCCGTGAACTCTGGCTACGACCCACAGGAAACCCTCCTGAAGCTGCAGACAGAGTACAAAGAGTCTGGTCAGCTTGTTGGAGTAGACCTCAGCACAG GGGAACCCATGGTGGCCGGAGAAGCAGGCGTTTGGGATAATTACAGCGTAAAGAAACAGCTTCTCCATTCATG CACGGTCATTGCCAGCAACATCCTGCTGGTGGATGAGATCATGCGAGCTGGAATGTCTTCTCTGAAGGGTTAA